GGTCAACATGACCAATTGTACCAATATTAACATGGGGTTTTGACCTGTCAAATTTTTCTTTAGCCATAACTTTAGTAATTAGATAAATTTAAAATTTATAAGTTATAAAAAAGCAAGGGATCTTCATTATATTAGAGCCAATGATGGGAGTTGAACCCATGACCCCTTCCTTACCAAGGAAGTGCTCTACCACTGAGCTACATCGGCATTCTGTTCTTATTGATTCACTGCTCCCTTAAAGAGATAATCTTAAGAAAATCAACAGAACATTGCTCATTACCTTATCAGTTTCTCAACACGTTCTTTCCACCGAACCACGAAACTGAAAAATAAAGAGCGGGAAACGAGACTCGAACCCGCGACCCCAACCTTGGAAGAGTTGTGCTCTACCAACTGAGCTATTCCCGCATACTTTCCAAATCAGCCTATAGCTAATTATCTATTTCAATAAAATAAACCAATTAAAGTTCAAGTCTTAAAGCCAGAATAAATTGCAACTTTAAAATAATTTTAATACTTGAAACCTTAATTTTATTATTCTCAAAGAACCTTTTATGCTTTTTTGATTATACCAAACAGATCTATTTAAAGTTTTAGTATTTCTAAACTTTAAGAATATTTTAAATAAAAAAGTGGGGAGGGCAGGATTCGAACCTACGAAGGCGTCAGCCAACAGATTTACAGTCTGCCCCAGTTGGCCACTTTGGTACCTCCCCCTTTTTAAAATATCTTTTTTAAATCTTAATTCAGTACAACAAAATTTCAATCAACCCTTGCTAAAAAAGCAACATATATCAAGTTTCTCTAATTTATTCTACCATCAATAAAATAATTATCAATAGTCAAAATCACGAGCCGATGGAGGGATTCGAACCCCCGACCAGCTGATTACAAATCAGCTGCTCTGGCCAACTGAGCTACATCGGCAAAACAAAGAACGCTACACTTAACTTCCCCCCTTGAATTTTGGGTTGGCAAATGTATAAATATTTTATTTAACACACAAAGAAAATGATTTTTTTTTCAAGAAAATCCTATTTTCTAAGCTTTGTTTTATGTTTATCAATTTGCGAACGCAAAGCATCAATTGCATTATCCGTTGATTCTTCGAAAGTTCTGCTCTGTTTTTTTGCGAACAAATCATTGCCTGGAATTTCCAGCTTTATTTCTACAACCTTGTTTTCCAGCTCCTGATCCTTATCAATTCTTAAAAAGACTTCGGCACCAATAATCTCATCATAAAATTGAACTAACTTTTTGACTTTTACAGTAATAAAGTCGAGTAATTTTTTATCGGCATCAAACCTGATAGATTTAATTTTCACATTCATGATCAACCTCCTTTTGATTTATGCCCTAGGATGAGCCTGATTATAAACTTTTTTTAATTTTTCAAACGTATTGTGCGTATAAATCTGTGTGGCCGAAAGATTGGCATGACCCAATAATTCTTTAATCGCATTTAGATCTGCACCGTTGTTCAATAATTCTGTTGCAAAGGTATGCCTTAAAACATGTGGACTTTTCTTTTCTATCGTGGTAACATATGGCAGGTAACGATGTACTACCCGGTAAACCAACTTTCCATATACCTTCTCCCCCTTTGCAGTGAAGAAAAGATAATCAGCAGCCCCCATGCTTTTTATTTCAGACGCCAAGGCCTGGTAACTTTCAATATCCTTATAGAACCTGCGGCTGATGGGTATCAGTCTCTCCTTATTCCTTTTCCCTAAGACTTTAATGGTCAAATTGCTTTTGTCTATATCCGCATTTTTTAAACCCGTCAATTCTGATAACCTCATGCCGGTACAATACAGCATCTCCAAAATCAACCTGTCCCTTAGGCCCCAAAAACCATCGCCGAAATCCACCTCTTTAAACAATTTGTCAATACCTTTATGATCGACAAACTCAGGTAATCTCTTCTCAGTTTTTAAGGACAACACATGCTCTACAGGATTATCCTTAATAAGTCCTTCCTTTAGAAGATATTTAAAAAATGATTTTAATGCAGTAAGCTTACGATTGACTGAGCGGGATGATAATCCTTCTTCCATTAAACTTACCACCCATAACCTGATAATCTGATAATTAAAATGCAACAGATCAACCTCGTCCCCCTGGCCTCCACAAAAGATGAAAAACTGCGTTAAATCAGTTTTGTATGATGTAACAGTATACTTCGAACATCGTTTTTCATTTTGCAGATAATCAAGGAATGAATCAGCATAAGTCATGAGCTAACTTTTTACATTTCTTCCCGGAAGAGCCTTTGTCTGGCTTATTGTTCTTCTTCTCTTTGCATCTGTTCAATATAGATGGCGTGCTTAATAATATCACGT
Above is a window of Bacteroidota bacterium DNA encoding:
- a CDS encoding HPF/RaiA family ribosome-associated protein → MNVKIKSIRFDADKKLLDFITVKVKKLVQFYDEIIGAEVFLRIDKDQELENKVVEIKLEIPGNDLFAKKQSRTFEESTDNAIDALRSQIDKHKTKLRK
- a CDS encoding tyrosine-type recombinase/integrase translates to MTYADSFLDYLQNEKRCSKYTVTSYKTDLTQFFIFCGGQGDEVDLLHFNYQIIRLWVVSLMEEGLSSRSVNRKLTALKSFFKYLLKEGLIKDNPVEHVLSLKTEKRLPEFVDHKGIDKLFKEVDFGDGFWGLRDRLILEMLYCTGMRLSELTGLKNADIDKSNLTIKVLGKRNKERLIPISRRFYKDIESYQALASEIKSMGAADYLFFTAKGEKVYGKLVYRVVHRYLPYVTTIEKKSPHVLRHTFATELLNNGADLNAIKELLGHANLSATQIYTHNTFEKLKKVYNQAHPRA